AGCCTGTGAGTTCTACGGCTACAGCATCCGGCAATTCAGGCAACTCCGGATCTGTGATCTGGCCGCTGACCGGACTTCGGGGGTTCAGGAGTTTGTGGATAAGGCGCTGCCTGAAGAGATGGACGGGAAGAACCGTGTGTTCATCGACCGCCATATCCTGGCCGGCGGGGAGCCCATCGATGTGGAGGTTCATACCGGCATGATGACGATGCTGGGCAAGAATTGCGTGTACACCGTAATTCATGATATCAGCGAACGGGTCCGCTCGGAGCAGCGGCTCAGAGAAAGCGAGGAGCGGTACAGGGATCTGGTCGAGCTCTGCCCCGAGCCCATCCTGGTCTACAGCGGGGGCACGATCCTGTTCGCCAACAAGCAGACTGAGAGGATGTTCGGCAATCCGAAGCAGGAGCTGATCGGCCGAAGGATCGAGGATTTCTTCGAGGAAGTGTACTTCCAGAGTGCGGAGCATAACAAGCTGAAGACAACAGGCCTCCTGAAGGAACGCTTCCGTATTGAGCAGCGGCTGATCAGGCAGCAGGACAACCGCATCTTTGACCTTGAAATTTCGGGCGTGCCGGTTATTTATGAGGAGGCCAAGGCGCTGCAGCTGGTGTTCAGGGATATCACCGAGAGCAAGAGGGAGATGGAGCGGGCGGTCCGGCTTCAAGAGCACCGGCATGCGGTATCCTTTCCGCTCTCCAGCAAGGCGGTTCTGGAGAAGCTCTACATTCCGGCCAGAACCTTAAGCGGTGATTTCTTCATCTTCCATAAAGTTAATGAAGAGCAGGTCATCGGCTTCATCGGCGACGTGACGGGGAAGGGGATTACGGCCGCGCTGAATATCTCGGCCCTGCGGGTACTGTTCATGGACAGCCTGTCCTGTTCACAGGACCCCTTGCAGGTGCTGAACGATCTGAATTCCAAAGCGCTGCAGCATCTGGGTGAGGATTATGTCGCCGGCTGCTGCTTCCTGCTCGACTTCAAGACAGGACGGCTGAAGGCTGCCGGAGCCGGGATTAATGAATTTCTCTATGTCCCCCGGGGCGGGGGCATGGAGAGAGTCACCGTTAAGGGGGCACCGCTCGGCATGTTTGAGAGCAGTGAGTTTGAGGAGGAGATCCTTCCGTTCGAGTCCGGAGACCGCTTTTGCTTCTATAGTGACGGAATGGAGCTGCTGTTCAGCCCAGAAGAGCTCGGGCGGGAGCACAGTTATCTTCTGGAGAAGTTTGCCGGGGCTGCTCTGCAGGACGACTGCACCTGGCTCAGCCTGAATATCAAGTGACGGCCGGGGAGCGCTGCTGCTGTAAGACCAGGGAAGAGAAGGCAGAGAGTGCAGAGTGTCAGCGGGAACATCAGCAGAGCGAAGATTTCAGAATTGTTAAGGAGTGGGCCATGGAAGCTATTCATAAGGAAGTGATGCTTCACGGTCTGGAGCATCATCAGATAATCATTGACGGAATTATTCGGGAGCTTGACCTCGAAGCCTATGCTTTTGATATCCGCCTGATTCTGATCGAAGCGGTGACCAATGCCTATTATCACGGGAACCTCAGCGATTGCAGCAAGCCGATTACCATCCGATATCTGCTTATGGATCAGCTGCTTAAGCTGCAGATTGAGGATTCGGGGGCCGGGGACGGCAAGGTGGTGTTCCCGGAGGCTGTCGGGTGTGATGAATTGCTGGAAGAAGGGGGCCGGGGCTTGTATCTGATCCGCTGCTTCTCGGACAGTGCTGAGATGATACATCATACGATGTACATCAGCAAGAGTATCTGTTCCTTATAGAGTCAAGAAGGGGAGAGTTCTGTGAAATTAAGTTTAAAAGTTAAAATGAGCATCCTGTTGTTTCTGATTATCAGTATCCCGCTGGGCATATCCGGCTATGTGTCCTATCAGCTGGCATCCGGTGCCTTGCAGAAGACGATTGAAGAGGAATTAAGAGGGACCACGGCTTCTTCTGCGAAGGCGGTGGATGCTGAGCTTGAAGCGGTTGGCACGAATCTGGGGATCGCCAGCATGAACAGCGTATTGGCCGATTTTGCCGGGAATCCGTCTGTAGCCTCCCTCAAAAGCACAGCGCTTCAGTATATTTCCGGTGTGCAGAAAGACAACACCAAGCTATTGGAATCGCTGATTATCGCAGATACAAACGGCAGGGTGCTGATGACCAGCAGCTCCGGGGAGCAGGGGTCAGATGTGAAGGACCGTCCCTACTTCCAGGAAGCGCTGCAGGGCAAGGACACAGTCAGTGAGGTTATCCTGTCACGGGAGACGAATCAGTACATTGTAGCGATCGCCAGACCGCTGCGGGTGAAGGATCAGATTACCGGCGTGCTGATCGGAACCGCCTTGTTTGAGAACATCGCTGCGCCAGTTACCGGGGTGAAGATAGGAGAGCATGGATACGGATATATGCTTGACCGTACCGGCCTCATCGTCTCGCATCCGGAGCAGGACAAGGTCCTGAAGGAGAAGCTGGACAGCAGCAGCAATGCTGAATTGAATGCGCTGGTCCAGCGGATGAAGGCGGGAGACACCGCGCATGGCTTCTACACCTATGAAGGCGTACATAAATATGTTTCTTTTCAGCCCGCAGGCCATTGGGTTGTAGCCACAACGGCAAATGTGGAGGAATACATGGCTCCGGCAGCCGAAATCCGTAACACTACGCTGATCCTCATCCTGGTCTGTATTGCCGTAGCTATGGCGGCAGCGTATTTCTTCACCACCCGGAATATTGTGAATCCGATCCGGAAGCTGGAGCGGGCGATGGGTCTGGCAGGTGACGGCGACCTGACCGTTCATACGTCCATTCAAACCGGGGATGAGCTCCAATTGCTGAGTGAATCGTTCAACACCATGATTGACAAACAGGAGGCAATTATTGAGAAAGTGAGAGCGGGTTCCCTGTCCCTCACCTCCATGTCCGAGGAGATGGCGGCATCTTCAGAGGAGATCAGCGCCTCTATTCAGGAAATCAGCTCCAGTACCCAGGAGATTGCATCCGGCGCAGAGAACAACAACCAGTCGGTCATCAATGCTTCCCAGGTGCTCGTTCAGCTCTCCAGTCTGGTGCAGCTGGCGCAGAGCAAGGCGTCGGCTACCTCCGGCAATGCGGAGACTACCCATCAGGCGGCACAGGAAGGCAGAGCCAGAGTCATTCATACCGTAGAAGCAATGAATACCATTCACAGCAGCACCAAAGAGACCGAAGCATTATTGTATACGGTCAGCGGGTTGTCGGAGCAGGTATCCGCAATTACCGGTACCATCAACAAGATTGCCGAGCAGACGAATCTGCTGGCTCTGAATGCGGCAATTGAAGCCGCGAGAGCAGGAGAGCACGGCCGGGGCTTCAGTGTGGTGGCCGGTGAAGTCCGGAAGCTGTCGGATGAGACCCACACCAATGCCGGTGAGATTACGGATCTGGTCAACGAGATGATCTCGCGGATCACCGAGGCCGTAGATTCGATGAGAGGTGCGGCCGGAGCAGTAGAGAGCGGCGTAAGCATCGTGAATGAGACGGACCGGGCCTTCGTCCATATCATACAATCTGTTGAGATGATCACGGACAATGTGCAGGAGATTCTGGATATTACCAGAGATGAAGTAGCTACCTCTGACCAGATCATCAAGCTGATTGATTCCATGGGAACGATCTCGGAACTCGCGGCAGCAAACACAGAGAATGTATCCAGCGCTACAGAAGAGCAGGCAGCAACGGTCAATAATTTTGCGGCCTCCGCTCAGGAGATCAGTGCCATGGCTAATGAGCTGGAGATTCTTGTAGAGAAATTTAAAATCAGGGGTGAGTAGCTTGAGCGAGATGATCATTGAGATGCCGGAGCTGTTCTCGGTTGAAGAAGCCGGTCAGTTCAGGGAGGCAGTACGGGGTTATATTCTTGGGGGACATTCAAGCTTCCTGCTTGATTTCGGGACCTGCCGTTTCATTGACAGTACGGGTCTTGGAGTGATTGTCAGCTCCTACAAGAAATGCGTAGAGGCTGGAGGCACCATAAGGCTGACGGGGCTCAATGACAATGTGCGGAAGATTTTTGAGCTGACCCGCCTGACCAATGTGTTTGAAATCATTTAGACCTGTTAACTTGAACAAAGGCAGGGCCGCCCTTCACAGGATGGTCCTGCCTTTGCCGTTGCTTCCGGTTGAATCACTTGATCCTGCAATGTGGCGCATGCTGCTAATCGGTAATATTGCGTGTGTAATACTCGATGATATCCTTACGGCGGATGATACCGAGGAAGATTCCGCTGTCGTCCACTACCGGAACGAAGTTCTGGTCTGCTGCCAGGGTCAGCATATCCTCCATCTGCGCGTGGATTTCGACGCTCTCGTTATGCACATGACGTTGAATGGTGCCGACGGTCACCTCGTTTATATTCGCGAAGCTCAGACCGTCGGTATTCTTCAGCTTCCATAGCAGATCGCCCTCCGACAAGGTCCCAACATATTTACCGGCATCGTCAATAATCGGAATGGCCGAATAATAATGATTCTCCAGCTGTTCCAGCGCTTCCCGCATGGAGATCGAGGAGGTGATGTACGCAACCTGATCCTTGGGCAGCAAAAATGAGGATATTTCCATAGGTTAGTCTCCTTTACAGTAGGATGAAGTACATAACGTTATTACAATTAAAACATAGAACAGGATGTAAGCGCATTAAAAATCAGGTTACAACTTTGAGATGTTGCGGTTACGAGGACATATAAAAAAGGATATGCCGTCCTCCCAAGGGAAGAAGCGTCATATCCTAAGCCCTTTTGTGAATAGGAAACTACCTAAGGGAGTTAGCCGTTCTGGCCGTTGTCGTGGCTGAGCTGCCATTGGATGCCGAATTTATCCTTCAGGTTCCCGTAGGCCTTGCTCCAGAAGGTCTCCTGCAGCTCCATGTGAACAGTTCCGCCTTCCTTCAGCTTGTTGAACCAGAGACGAATCTTCTCTTCATCGGTATCTGTCACCGTTAGGCTGATATTATTCCCTTCCGTGAACGGCATGCCGGGGAATACGTCAGAGAACATGACCGGGCTGCCGGCAATCATCAGATTGGCGTGCATGACGAGGTGTTTGGCTTCTTCCGGTACAGGATGGGACGGATCTGGCGGAGCCTCGCCGAAGGTCATGATATGCGGAGGTTCGGTCCCGAACACTTCAGCGTAATATTCTACAGCCTCTCGGGTATTGCCATTGAAATTCAGGTACACATTGATTGCCACAGCTGTCACTCCTCTAAAGTTAATTATGGGACAAACACCACATTACGGTCACATTGTATCATGTGCCTGCACATTCACAAATATTCGGGGCGGGCTGTGCCTTCATCGTGCTGGTGAAGCCGGTGGATTCTCGGGGACTCCGTTGAGGATATGATCTACCCAAGCATAACACCGGTTCAGATCCTGCGCGGAGATGAGGTCTGAGCGATGCTCGAACATGATTTTCACTTCGCTGTTCTCCGCACGGATGATGCTCAGATAGTCTTCGATCGGGGCCCAGCCCTCCCCGGTGCTTAACTCCGGCAGGACCGGATAATGGCCGTGCTGGATGGTTTCGTTAATCTGAACATTCGACAGATGGATCAATGCCGCATACTTGGTGTATTTTCTCAGAAGGGCACGGGCATCGAAATTAGGGTCAAGCTTATCCTGCTGATACAATCGGCCGGTATCCAGACATAGCTTAATATCCGGATAGGCAAGCAAGAGCTGTTCCAGAAAATCATGCTGGTAAACGTAACTGTTCAGTCCGTCGAACTCCAAAATAGGTTGGAACCGGTACTCCCGGCCCTTCCGGCTAAGCCATTCAAAGAGATATTTACTGTGCTGTATCAGTTCATTTAGAGAAAGGTCAACCTCATGGATATATTCCCTCCGGTCAGCAAATCGCCAAGTACTCCAGTCCACCCGTGAATCTAAGATGACTGGCTTCGGATAATGAAATAATACGTAATCGGGTTGTAGCCTCACCATATAATCCAGCTCTTCCTGGATCTGCTGGAATGCTTCAGAACGCTCGTAATCATCCGGTGAGAGAAATAGGGCATCTCTTAGTCTGGCAGGATTGGCCCGGAGCGGATAATGGACCCCTGTATGGAATCTGTGCTTCTGTGCTGCTTCAATCAGCGTCTGACAATCTTCATCGGAGGGGAAAGAACAAGCCTCTATACCATAGAATTCAGCTTTGAAATCCTTGTGGAACTTACTGTAATCAAATCCTCCATATTGACCTATCATAAATCGCTGCATCGATACACCCCGCATATAAATATTAATTCATCATAAGAATATAGAATTCGCCGGAATCCAGTGTACACCTGCAACTATTAATGGGCAAATTTCCCTGAATTATGCTATTATTATAGAGTTGTCGCTGGCCAGTCACACTAAAGGAGAAATGCCGTATGACAGTGATCAGACAGTTGCTGCCGGGTGAGGAGAAGCTGATCACTCCCTTGATCCGGGAGGCGTTTGATATACATATTGCCGCCAATTATTCGGCGCAGGGTGTTATTGAATTCTACAGGTACATTGAGCTTGCCGCCATTGTCAGGCGGATGCAGGAGGATCATGAGATCTACATCGCGCTTAGCGGGCAAGAGGTTACAGGAATCATAGAACTGCGCAATCATCAGCATATTTCTCTCCTGTTCGTTAAAAATGCTTATAAGGGAACCGGAATCGGCAAGACCTTGCTGCGGCATGCGGTTGACCGGATGAGACGGGGAGGGAGCACGCAGATCACGGTGAACTCTTCTCCGAATTCTATTGGCTTCTATGCCTCCCAGGGATTCATATCACTTGGTGAAGAGGAAGAAGAGCACGGGATACGCTCACTGAGCATGAAGCTGGATTTGAAGGGATAATGGGTTCTGTTGCCCCGCACAGATGCTCCATACGTCATGGAAGTGGACGGTGGGGCATTTTTTTGTGTGCGGCCAGCAGGAATAAACTGGAGTGTTATCGAATATTAGCGATTATCAACAAAATTCGACTTTCAACTACATACATAAGCGGGGTTTTGCGCAATGAAAACATGGAAAAAGACAGTATTCTTGATCGTTACCTTCGGACTTATCTTTCTGCTCCCGTTACTCGGAAGTCTGGCGAAATGGAAAGGGATGCCGCCCGGTTATGGGGATTTCCCTGCTCAGAAGGTCGAAGCTGACCCCGGGTTCAGCCTGCTGTATTTCTCACTCGCCTGTGTTGTGGCTCTGATCATCACACTGGTCCTGGTATTCCCCCGCTGGTTCGGCTTCAAGAAGACGGAAGAGGCACCCCGGAAGGCGGGGGCGGCCACCCCTTTCCCTATCTGGTTCTGGTGGAGCCTGCCGGTGCTTGCGCTTAGCTGGTTCCTGATGTGGGCCCGGGTGAAGCTCTTTATCTCACTGGAGCATTACACATTTGTTCCCCTCTGGTGGTCCTTTATTCTGATTCTGGACGGGCTGGTCTACCGGAGAAATCGCGGAGCCTCAATCATCTCGCGCAAGCCCCATGTAATGCAGCTGCTCGCGGTAGTGTCCTGCTTCAGCTGGTTTGCTTTTGAATACCTGAATTTCTTCGTGCTGGAGAATTGGTATTACCCTAATAATGAAGTATTCTCTAACTTCGGCAATGTGTTCTGGTTCTCTTTATCCTACACCACCGTTCTTCCGGCCATCTTCGAATGGTACTTACTCCTCAAGACCTTCCGTCTGTTCCGCAACCGTTATAGTCATGGGCCTAAGCTGAACGTATCACGCATGTGGCTGATCATCTACTATATTCTCGGGCTGATCCTGGCCTTCGGCATGGGCTATTATCCGTACCTGCTGTTCTGGGTGCTGTGGGTTGCGCTGGTTCCGATGCTGTCCGCAGCGATGGCGCTTGCCGGTTACTGGACTCCCTTCACCCCGGTGAAGAACGGAGACTGGTCCAAGGTCATTCTGGTGGGACTGGCTACTTTGTTCAACGGCTTCTTCTGGGAGTTCTGGAACTTTGGCAGTGAGTGGTTCCATGACGATGCCCCTACCAATCCGAATTACTGGAAATACTCGGTGCCTTATCTGGACAAATTTCATATTTTCTCCGAGATGCCGGTTCTGGGCTATTTCGGTTATCTGTTCTTTGGGCTGAATTGCTGGATTATCTGGCTGATCGCTGCCTATGTATTTAAATTCGATGCCGATATTGAAGTTACGGGAGAACAAGGCTAAAGGTGGAGTACAATGATTGCTAATGACCATTATCAGGTTCTGGAGACCATTTCAGATAATCCTATAAAAGCCGTATACCGGTGCACTGAGGCTTCCTCTGCAGAAACGGTCATTCTCAAGGTGTTAAAATCGGAGTTTGCCGGAACGGAAGCGGTGATGCGCTTCAAGCAGGAATATAAGCTGCTCACTGAGCTTAGCACCAGTACAGAAGGGGTTATCCGTCCCCTGAGGCTCGAAGAGCAGAACGGCCTGTACGTCATGGTCCTTGAGGATATATTCGGGCGTTCGCTGAAGCAGATTCTGGAGGAAGAGCAGCCGGGGGAGGAGGCCATGCTGAAGCTGGCGGTCAAGGTTGTGGATATTCTGGGCTCCATTCATGAGCAGAATGTGATTCATAAGGATATCAAGCCGTCGAATATCATCTGGAACCGGGAGCGGGATATTGTCCAGGTGATTGATTTCGACCTTGCAGTGAAGCTGTCCAAGGAGAGACGGGATTTCCAGAACAGCGGCGTGCTGGAGGGCAGTCTGTTGTACATCTCACCAGAACAGACCGGCCGGATGAACCGCAATATTGATTACCGGAGTGACTACTATTCACTGGGTGTGGTCCTGTATGAGATGATGACCGGCCTTATGCCGTATCCATCGTCCGAGATGCTGGAGCAGATCTATTCCATCATTGCGAAGGAAGCCGTCTCTCCTTACAATGCAACCGGAGGCAGGGTCAGCAGGGGCTTGTCGGCGGTCATTATGAAGCTGATGGAGAAGTCGTCGGAGGACCGGTACCGCAGCGCTCACGGCATCAAGGCCGATCTGAAGAAATGCCTGGCCGGGCAGAAGGATTTCGAGATTGGAACGGAGGATCTGCTGAACACCTTCCGCATTCCGCAAAAGATTGTCGGCAGACAGCAGGAGCTGTCCTGCCTGGAGGCGGCCTTCCGCAGCAGCATTAATTCGAATTCCCAGCTCATGCTGGTCTCTGGTGATGCAGGTGCAGGTAAGACTGCTCTGGTCCATGAGCTGCACCGGACGATCAGCAGGGAGAAGGGGCTCTTCGCGGAAGGGAAGTTCGACCAGTACAATAAGAACATTCCGTACAGTGCGCTCATCCAGGCCTTCCGCAGGCTGGTCAGCCAGCTCATGGAGAGCCCCGATGAGGAGTATAAGCGTGAGATCACCCGTTCGCTGACCCGGCTGCTTGGCGGGAATGGCGGTGTGATTACGGGCTTGATCCCTGAGCTTGCCAACTGGATAGGGGCCCAGCCGGAGCCGGAGCTGCTGAGTCCGGCCGAGGAGACGAACCGGTTCTTCCTGACCTTTGCCAAGTTCGTGCAGGGGGTGACGCATCCGGACCGGCCGCTGGTCCTCTTCCTGGATGATGTCCAGTGGGCGGATTATTCCAGCCTGCAGCTGGTGGAGAAGCTGGTGCTGGATAATCATCTGCAGCGGATGCTTGTGATCTGCTCCTTCCGGCAGAATGAGATCCATGAAGGTCATCCCTTGTTCGCCGCGATGGCCAAGATCGGCAAGAACCGTGAGGTTGGACGTATTCAGCTTCAGCCGCTGCAAGAGACAGATGTACAAAGCCTTGTGGCAGATACGCTATACAGCAGCATGGAACGCGTTGAAGGAATTACCGGACGGTTATATAAGCGGTCCAAGGGGAATTCCTTTTTCCTGACGGAAATGCTGAAGGATCTTCACCGGCGCGGGATTATCTATTTCGATAAACGGAACGGGGAATGGAGCTGGAGTCTGGAGGAGCTGGAGGCGCTGCCGGTCCATGACAGTGTGGTGGATTTGTTGGTTGGACAGCTGCAGCATCTGCCGGAGGAGGTCCGCCATATCCTGATGCTAAGCTCGGCGGCCGGCAGTGTGTTTGATTACGGGATGCTGACGCTGATCGGAGAAGTAGCGCCGGAGGTAATTGCTGCTGCGATTACCCGGGCGGTCCAGGAAGAATATATCGTCCCTGCCGACCATAAGTACGCCATATTCTCGGCTACACTTGCCGAATCCGGCCGCGAGGCTGCCCAGATGGGCATCCGGCTGAAATTCGCCCATGACCGGATTCAGCAGGCCTTCTATCAGCTGCTTGATCCTGAACGGGGGAAGAGGCTTCATCTTAGTATCGGCCGGCTCCTGCTGCGGAATCTGGCAGAGGAGGAAGTGGAGGACAAGCTGGTCGATATCGCCACCCACATCAATCAAGGACTGAAGTTAATCACCGATAGCGCTGAGGCGCGTGAGATCGTCGCTCTGAATCTGCGGGCAGCCTATAAGGCCAAAGCAGGATACGGGTATGATTCGGCCTTCATGCTGCTGGAAGCGGCAATGGAGTTGCTCCCGGAGCAGATCTGGAGCACAGATCCGGGGCAGGCAGCGGAGATCTACAGGCTGTATGCGGAATGCAGCTATCTCACTCATCATATCGACCAGGGGGACCAGGCTTGCCGTCTGCTGCTGGAGCAGACTACGGAGCGGATGGCTATTGCGGAAATCTATGAGATGCAGACCAATCATTATATGTACCTGGGGATGATGCCCGAGTCGATTGCTTCGGGGAGACGGGGGCTGAAGGCGCTCGGCATCAAGATTCCGGCGAAGGCAGGGATGGCCGCAGTCCTTAAGGAACTGCTGGTCGTTAAGAACGCGCTGCGCGGGAGAACGCCGGAGTCGATTTTTGCACTGCCGGAGATGCAGGACCCGGAGATGAAGCTGGTCATGCGGCTGCTGGTTAACTTTATACCGCCGGCGTTTATCTCGGGGGAGACCTCGCTGTTCGGGCTGGTGGTGCTGAAGAAGGTGGGGCTGACGCTGAAATACGGCAACTCGCCGGAGTCGGCGCTTGCTTTTATCGGCTATGCTATGCTCTTGTCCGGCTTCGGGGATACCCGGGGGGCCTTCGCTTATGGACGTCTCGGGATTAGAATTAACGACAAATTCAATGATTTGCAGTGGAAAGGCGCGGCGCATGTTCTGTATACACTGTTCAGTCACGCCTGGACCGAGCCCTGGGATACGCTCCAGGACTGGTTCGGTACCTCGATTGAAGCCAGTCTGCGGACAGGGGATCTGCTCTATCTCGCCCATTCTGCCTTCTATGTGAATCTCTGGAATCCGTCGATGGATGTCCCGGCGTTGCTTCAGGAAAGTGCCCGTACGATCTCTATGATCGAGAATACGAAATATAAGGAGTCGCTTGCCACCGCACAGCTGGCCCGCCAGTATTATCTCAGCCTTGCCGGAGAGCTGCCGGAGCGTACCTCATTCAATAATGAAGCCTTTAGTGAAGAGGTTTATCTGCACGAATTGCAGGAAGCAAGGTATTACTCGGGAATTGCCATCTACTATATTTACAAAATGAAGCTGCTGTTTCTCTACGAAAAGCATGATGAAGCACTAGAGTACATTGAGCGGGCATATCCGATTATCGGGACGCTGGCCGGATCGGCTTTTATGGAGGAGTTCGTATTGTACACGTTCCTGAATCTGGCTTATGCTTACAAAAGTTTGGGGGTAGGCGGCAAGCGGAAGGCCAGATCCAAAATGCGCAAGGAGCTCGGCCGGGTACGCAAATGGGCCAGCAATGCACCGGGAACCTTCCGCCAGCATGAATATCTGATGAGGGCCGAATGGGCCCGGATCTCCGGGAACAACACCCGCGCAGGCTATTATTATGATCTGGCGATTGAGGCCAGCGAGCAGGGCAGCTTCATCCGCTATAAGGCACTCTGCAACGAGCTGGCGGCCCGGTACTATATGGACAAAGGCTTCAATGAGTTCGCCGCCTATCTGCTCAGGCAATCCGAATATTATTATTCGGTCTGGGGCGCCAAGGAGAAGATCGCGTTCATCAAGGAGCGTTACCCTGCCCTGGTTCAGAAAATCAACACCAAGGAGTTCATGCATGGCAGGACGGTGACGGACTATACGGCGAGCATCGATCTCAATTCCATCATTCTGGCTTCGCAGGCCATCTCCAAAGAGATTGAGCTGAACCACCTGCTGGAAGCGCTGATGCAGATCGTGATCAAGAATGCCGGGGCGCAGCGGGGCTGCATCCTGATGACCTCTAAGGCCAATCTTCTGGTCGAAGGGGAATATAAAGCGGACACAGACCGGATCTCCGTGGCGATTCATGAGCCGCATCAGCTGGACAATCTGCCTGCCGCGATCATCAGAGCGGTGGAGGAGAGCCGGGAGAGCCTGATCTACAATGATGCGTATTCCGAGACTCCGTTCGTGAATGATCCTTATATTGTAAGGCAGCAGCCGAAATCGATGGTCTGCATGCCGCTGATTAACCAGAATAAGACGATTGCCATCATCTATCTGGAGAATAATCTGGTGACCGGCGTATTCACCGAGGAACGGATGAAGAT
The sequence above is a segment of the Paenibacillus sp. FSL R7-0204 genome. Coding sequences within it:
- a CDS encoding diguanylate cyclase, coding for MIANDHYQVLETISDNPIKAVYRCTEASSAETVILKVLKSEFAGTEAVMRFKQEYKLLTELSTSTEGVIRPLRLEEQNGLYVMVLEDIFGRSLKQILEEEQPGEEAMLKLAVKVVDILGSIHEQNVIHKDIKPSNIIWNRERDIVQVIDFDLAVKLSKERRDFQNSGVLEGSLLYISPEQTGRMNRNIDYRSDYYSLGVVLYEMMTGLMPYPSSEMLEQIYSIIAKEAVSPYNATGGRVSRGLSAVIMKLMEKSSEDRYRSAHGIKADLKKCLAGQKDFEIGTEDLLNTFRIPQKIVGRQQELSCLEAAFRSSINSNSQLMLVSGDAGAGKTALVHELHRTISREKGLFAEGKFDQYNKNIPYSALIQAFRRLVSQLMESPDEEYKREITRSLTRLLGGNGGVITGLIPELANWIGAQPEPELLSPAEETNRFFLTFAKFVQGVTHPDRPLVLFLDDVQWADYSSLQLVEKLVLDNHLQRMLVICSFRQNEIHEGHPLFAAMAKIGKNREVGRIQLQPLQETDVQSLVADTLYSSMERVEGITGRLYKRSKGNSFFLTEMLKDLHRRGIIYFDKRNGEWSWSLEELEALPVHDSVVDLLVGQLQHLPEEVRHILMLSSAAGSVFDYGMLTLIGEVAPEVIAAAITRAVQEEYIVPADHKYAIFSATLAESGREAAQMGIRLKFAHDRIQQAFYQLLDPERGKRLHLSIGRLLLRNLAEEEVEDKLVDIATHINQGLKLITDSAEAREIVALNLRAAYKAKAGYGYDSAFMLLEAAMELLPEQIWSTDPGQAAEIYRLYAECSYLTHHIDQGDQACRLLLEQTTERMAIAEIYEMQTNHYMYLGMMPESIASGRRGLKALGIKIPAKAGMAAVLKELLVVKNALRGRTPESIFALPEMQDPEMKLVMRLLVNFIPPAFISGETSLFGLVVLKKVGLTLKYGNSPESALAFIGYAMLLSGFGDTRGAFAYGRLGIRINDKFNDLQWKGAAHVLYTLFSHAWTEPWDTLQDWFGTSIEASLRTGDLLYLAHSAFYVNLWNPSMDVPALLQESARTISMIENTKYKESLATAQLARQYYLSLAGELPERTSFNNEAFSEEVYLHELQEARYYSGIAIYYIYKMKLLFLYEKHDEALEYIERAYPIIGTLAGSAFMEEFVLYTFLNLAYAYKSLGVGGKRKARSKMRKELGRVRKWASNAPGTFRQHEYLMRAEWARISGNNTRAGYYYDLAIEASEQGSFIRYKALCNELAARYYMDKGFNEFAAYLLRQSEYYYSVWGAKEKIAFIKERYPALVQKINTKEFMHGRTVTDYTASIDLNSIILASQAISKEIELNHLLEALMQIVIKNAGAQRGCILMTSKANLLVEGEYKADTDRISVAIHEPHQLDNLPAAIIRAVEESRESLIYNDAYSETPFVNDPYIVRQQPKSMVCMPLINQNKTIAIIYLENNLVTGVFTEERMKIINLLSREMVFSLENASLYNELERSEEKYRQLVNNLQDGVFVVQDMRCVYVNEALEQMLGYQPGEMLEQPFGNFITPPEREKVMHYYARRVEGKQAPEEYETRLLHKDKSLEVIAIHKVVRIMYQDKPAIQGTIKDITERKKAEEELRRHKEHLEELVAERTKELEFNNGELSKYISLIERISITDELTGLYNRRYFNKLFLDEVDKAAAGKRYLTYLMLDIDYFKKFNDTYGHYEGDTVLRRIGGVLKELAEQADGTAFRLGGEEFGIVAAGLTPPESRMFAELIRRSIAELGIQHDLSPEYGRITVSIGVAAVLVDGLREEDIYKLGDDALYQSKAEGRNCVTLFER